The following DNA comes from Desulfovibrio sp. TomC.
GGCGGCCGGCCCACGGTCTTTGGTCCGACAACGGACAATCTGGCCCCCATGGCCGCCGGAGCCGACGGACTGATGGTTGGCGATTACCTGACCACCAACGGGGCCTCCCTGGATGCGGACAAGGCCGGGCTGGAGCAGCTGGGTTTTGTGACGCCGCCGTGAGGGGAGAGTAGGGGGGCCGAACCTCGTCGGGGAAGGCTCCAAAGAAGCCTCCGGCGGCCGGGGGCCTGAGGCCCCCGGACCCCCAAAGGGGGTAAAGGGAGTGGCGTTACCGAAACGATGAGTGGGAGCGGAAAAAAATTGAGCTTGCCGGGAACCACCCTGGCTCCCGACGGGACTAGGGGCAGCGCCCAGGGCTCAGGGGCGCAGGGCCAGCCAGGTTTCGAGGGTGGAGAGGAGTCGGGCTTTGGGGATGGGTTTGACCTGAAAGTCGTCGCAGCCGGCCTCCAGGCTGCGTTGCCGGTGTTCTTCGAAGGCGTGGGCGGTCAGGGCCACGACCGGGGTGCGGGGGCGGCCAAGATCCTGTTCCTGGAGGCGCAGGGCCTGGGTGGTCTGGTAGCCGTCCATGCCGGGCATCTCGACGTCCATGAGGATGACGTCAAAGGGGTGATCGTGCAGGGCGGCCAAGGCAGCCTGCCCGCTGGGAGCCCAGGTGATGGCGAAGTTCGTGCCTTCGAGCATGAGCCGCATGACTTCGGCATTGGTGGGGCTGTCTTCGACGAGCAGGACCGTGGCGCTGGCCTGGACCCCATTGGATTCTGCAATCCGAGGGGCGGCGTCGGCTTCGGGCAAGACCGGAGCCGGACGCAGCGGCAGGGTGAGGGTGAACGTGGACCCCTGGCCCTGGACACTGTCGACGCGCAGGCGTCCTCCCATCATTTCCGTGAGTTTCTTGCAGATGGCCAACCCCAGACCCACGCCGCCGAACTCACGGTTGGCTGAGGCGTTTATCTGGGTGAAGCGGTCGAAGATGAATGTTTGTTTGTCGGGCGCGATGCCGATGCCGGTATCGCGGACGGCCAGGCGCAGTTTGGGGCGTTTTTTTTCATCGTCCTGGCGGCCTATCTCGAGAACGACTTCGCCATGCTGCGTGAATTTGAGCGCGTTGCCGAGCAGGTTGACGAGAATCTGGCGAATGCGGTCAGGGCAGCAATACAGCCGGGGCGGCAGGTCGCCGTGGGTCTCCAGGCGCAACGTGAGATTTTTCCGCGCGGCGTCAGGGCGCAGCATGTCCACGAGTTGTCCGGCCAGTTCGAGGATGTTGCAGGGTTTTTCCTCCATGATGATGCCGCCGGCTTCGATCTGGGACAGGTCGAGAATGTCGTTGAGGAGCGTGAGCAGGGCGCCGCCGGCCAGTTCGATGGCTTTGAGGGCATGGGCCTGGTCGCGGGTGAGCTGGGTGGCGCTTAGCACATCGACCATGCCGAGGATGGTGTTCATGGGGGTGCGGATTTCGTGGCTCATGGTGGAAAGGAATTCGCTTTTGGCCTTGTTGGCGCTTTCGGCGATTTCCTTGGACCGGCGAAGGGTCTGCTCCATGGCCTTGCGCTCGGTGATGTTGACGAGCACGGACAGGATGCAGGCTTCGCCGAAGGCGTGATTGGGCACGGCGGAATACAATACGATGACGGACGAACCGTTTTTATGGCGCAGTTCCAGTTCCTTGCCGAAGATGGAACCGGTTCGGGACATTTCCTCCAGGATGTCGTCGCGTTCCTTTTGTTCCCGCCACAGACCGATGTCGATGGACAGGCGGCCGATGATTTCGGCTTTGCTGTGGCCGAGCATGCGCGCCCCGGTTTCATTGATATCGATGAGCCGGCCCTCGCGTCGGGTTGTGACGGCGATGCCGACCGGGGTGAAGCGAAAGATTTTGGCGAGTTGATCCTGGCTCTCGCGCAGGGCTTCCTCGTCACGTTTGCGTCGGGTGATGTCGGTGTGGGTCCCGGCCATGCGGATAACGATGCCGTGTTCATCCTTGAGGCTGGCTCCCCGGCCGAGGATCCAGCGGTAGGAACCATCCTTGTGGCGCATCCGGTATTCCACGGAGAAATTGTCGACTTCGCCGTCGGCGCACCGTTTGTTGGCCCGGATGACGGTTTCGGCGTCGTCGGGGTGGATGCGTTTGGTCCATTCGTCAAGGAGTTGCTGGATTTCGTCTGGCGTGTGCCCCAGGATTTCCATGTATCGGGGTGAATAATAGACGATATTGGTCCGCAGATCCCAGTCCCAGATGCCGTCGTTGGCCCCCTGGGCGACCAGGCTGTAGCGCTCTTCGCTGGCCAGCAGGGCTTCCTCGATACGCTTGCGATCGGTGATGTCGTTGCCGATGCACAGGATTTCGGCCAGCTCGTCCGAGGCCGCCCGAAGCCCGCGTATGGCCCAGGCGATCCAGACAAGCTCGCCGTTGCGGAGTTTGTGCTGGAGGGTCATAGACCCGGTGTTTCCCGGGGTATCGAAGAGGCCGGCTAGTTTTTGGACCCAGGGCGTGGCCTGGGCGTTGTCCGGGTTGTCAATGAGGGAGCCGATTTCCCGGCCGAGCATCTCATCGAGCCCGTACCCGAAAAAGTGCAGGCCGAAGGCATTGCAGAACGTGACCCGTCCCAGAGGATCCAGGCGCAGGATGACGCTGGCGGCGCTCTGGACGAGTTCGCGGTGGCGTTCCTCGCTTTGCCCCACGGCGGTGCGCAGCTGGTTGAGTTTGTGCAACTGGCGTCGCACGGTGCGGCGTAGGACGGCATTGAACGCCAGCAGGATGACGGCGATGGAGACGACGGCGGCCAGCGCCCACAAGGAATAGCGCATGGCTTGGGAGGGGAAGAGGGTCGCTCCGCGCCATTTTTGGTCGATGGCGGCGTACTGTTCCGGGGAGATGCGTGAAAATCCGTCTTCGACGAGACGGAGCAAGGCCTCGTTCCCCTTGCGTACTGCCCGGTGGAAGTCGCCGTGATAGAGCGTGAAGGCCAGTCGGAATTCGCTCTCCAGGCCATACTTGTACAGGTAATACAGGGCCGGCGGCTTATCGACGCAAAAGACCTTGATTTTCGCGTCCCGGGCGGCCTGAATGACGCCTTCGTAGCCGTCGAAGGCGACCAGGGGCAAAATGCCGCGGCTGGAGAGGTAGTCCACGCTGGCGTCGCCGTGTTTGACCCCGACGGTGAAGCCGCGCAGGGTTTCCAGGTTGTTGATGCCGCTTAAGTCGTTGTGCACGAACACCGGCACTTCGATGCGGGCGTAGGCGGGGGAAAAGCTGTAGTGTTTGTCCCGCTCGGGAGTCTGGAAAATTGTGTCAATGACGTCGGCCTTGCCTTGGAGGAGTTCTCTTTGGGCGGCGTTCCAGTCCATGGGCCGCAGCAGCACGGGAACGCCGGTCAGGCTCTCCCAGAGTTTCCAGGTATCGATGAGGATGCCCTGGTAGGTCCCGTCGGGCGCGGCGAAAACGTAGGGTGGATAATCCATGTCCAAGGTCACAGTGATGGTCTTGGGCAGAGGAGAATGCGGGGAGTCGGCCTGCAGATCCGGGGCTGTAAACCAGCCGGCCGCAAACAGTGTCAGCAGCAGGACCGCCAGCCCGATGGCGGCCTTCTGTCTGAGGAGCTGCGTGTGGCGGGGCGGTAAGGTCATGGACACCCTGTGACGTGCATGGCGTTGGCGGGCTGGGACGGCGGGGCCTTTGCCGGCTGTAGGGCCGTAACAATGGATTCCGGATTTGGGCACGACAGAGACGTGCTGCGTCCTGAGCCATTTTGTCCATGGCCTGAATAGTTTTGCCCTTGTCCCATTCCTGACGCACGATACACTGAAAACGGCAGCCCTGGGAAGGGCTGCCGTCTCGGGTATTTCACGTCCGTCGCCTTACGGCCTGCTCTTGCTGTGATTCGTGGAGGCTGCTGGTCGTCCCGGACGGTGGCCGTCCGCCACAGCCAGTTCGGCCAGGGGTTGGCTGTGCATGCTCTCGGCAGCCTGCGCGATCTCCATCTCCGGTTAGCCCTTGATCATGCACAACAGATCGGCGGCACAGGCGAGCAGGGGCTTTTGAAAGGCAATGCCGAATTCATCGTCCTTCACCCAGCGCACCGTGGCCATATGAAAGACGCCAAGCGGCCCCACCGGCTGGAGTCCGGCGTTGAACAACACCTTGTCCTTTTGCGCAACCGAGAAGTCTTCCTCCCCGGACAGACGCAGCCGCGCCCCAAGGACGCTGAGGTCGAGGATTTGTACCTGGGCGGCCCTGGTCGGCTTTTGAACATGGCCACGATGCAGGGCGTACTCCTCGCTTAACCGGATGCGCTCGGCGGCGCGGCGATCCCCGCAGGCCCGGCACCGCCAAAAGCTTGTTGTCGGAGGACCGTGGTCGACCAATTCATGCCAGCCTGTCTTGCCGCATTCGGCACACTTCTTTAATTCGACCAGAGGCATAACGCTGTCCCTTGTCTTGGAGCGCGGCCGGGGCGGCTACTTGACCAGTCCGACGCCGTAGAGGGAAACGGAAGCCGTATCACAGACGCCGGCCGTTCGCTTGGGCTCCACGGCCATGCCGCGCATGAAGCGTCCGACCACTTCGCCCTTGGCATTGGTGTTTTCGATGAAGACCGCCCCGAGTTGGTAGATATAAATGGAATTGCGGCCGGAGTTTTGCGGACGGGACGGATCATAGAAGGGAATGAGCGCCACTCGGGGACTCTTCATGGGATCGGGGTAGGCGCTGCCGACCACGGAATTGGTGGCGCTGTCCCAGGACGCCCCGGGGTCGGCGTCGATCAGTTCGGCCAGTCCCTGGCTGGTGGGGCCAACCATGTTGCCGGGTTCGATCGCCAGTTCGTCTCCGTCCTTGACCACCGTGTTGTTGGATGCGGTGCAGCCGGCGATATTGAGACGGTACGTCGCGGCTCCGGACTCGGGGTCGCCGGTGTTGGCCGGCGGATAATCCACGGCCTGGAAGTGGCCGGGAACCACGGTGTCGTGGCTGTCGCTGAGCTTGAGCGTGATTTGGGCGCCCAGGTCGCCGGCGCTGTAGCCAAGGACCTTGACCGAAGCCAACTCACAGCTGCTGGCCGGATCAAACGCTCCATTGCTCTTGTACTTGTTGTTGCTGTCGCAGTCGTCGTTCCAGGTGAACTTGGCCGGGGGCGAGAAAGGCTTGAGGCACTTGGTCTGCTCCGAGCAAAAGACCGACGCGCTGGCCGTGGCCGTAAGGTCCTGGGTATCCCAGCCAAGGATGGGGCCGAGAAACATATCCACCGGATTGCCGCGCTGGCCGGTGCGGCCGGCAGAGACCCGGACCGTGTCCGGGGTTTCGCCGGCCGCCGGAGTCGCGCCCTTGAGCAGTTCCACATCGCTGGCGGTCACGGCGCTGGCGGCGCTGTCCTGGTCGCTTAAGTTGCGTTGGCCGTAGTCCGCAGCCGTGTTCCGGACTGCGGCAAAGTTGTCGCCATGGCGCAACAGATCCGCCGCCCCGGCCAGCGCGGCCGCATCGGCCGCCGTCTGCAACTGGCTGCGCTTGTACTGGAGGAAGCCGTAGTCCACGGCCAGGGTGGCAAAGGCGGCCAGGACGACCATGATCAGGGCGGAAAAAACCACGACGGAACCGGCTTCGCCAGAGCCTGTGGTCTGGCCTTGGTGGGTATGCATGGTCCCCCCCTAAAACTGTTGGGCCGTGGCAGTGGCGGCAACCACGCGCAGGTTCGGATTGAAATTCTTCCAGGGCAGAATGACCATGGCCGACGTGTCGTAGCGTACCGTGACCATGACCGCTTCGCCGGAAACCCGTGAGCCTGACGTGGTGACCTGGGCCAGGCTGCGGTCATACCCGGCATTGTTGATGTAGGCGTCCACGGCGGTGGGAATGTCCTGGTTTCTGGCCGCCGCCACCACGCCTTCCCGGGCGGCCCTGGTCACCACGCTTTGGGCGTGCAGTATCTGGCCGAAATCAATGATGCCGATCAGCAGGGGCAAGAAGAAAAAGCTGAGCAGCAAGGCGAATTCCACGCTTATCGATCCGTATTGCCGGTCGGTCCGGGAACTGGGCCGGGTTGCGTTCATGGCTCCACCACCATTGTCGCTGAAGCACGGATGCTTTGCGGAAACAGCGTTATGCCCAGGAATTGGGGTAAAATAAGCGGGCTGAAAGGCAGGCTGGCCGTCACGGTGACCGGCGTCCCGGCAACACGTTGATTCGGGGTCACGTCGACGCTGGGCGGTTGGTCTGCACCCTGGCTGATGGGGTCGGTCAGGGCTGCGGAGACCACGGCGGCAATCATGGCGTCCGTTGTCCCGGGGAGGACTGCGATACGGGCCGCATCGGCCACGGCGGCCGTCACGGTAAAGCGTACGAAGAAAAAGCGGCTGTAGTCGATGATGGCGAAAACCAGGGTCAGCAGCAGGGGGAGAATGAGCGCCATTTCCACGGCGCTGGCTCCGGTTTGGTTCTTGGCTGAAAGGGGCGCGTGCATGGGCGTTCCTGCTGGTTGGGCGACTGGCGGGGGCCGGCCATCTGTCCAAGCTACAGGTAACGCGCCCGGGGGAGGGCGTCGATGGGATCGATTCCGTAGGCTATGGGGGAAACCCCCTAGGCGTCAGGCGAACCAGGCTGGGTGCAGGCACGTGTCGCACCGGCTGGCGGCATCCCCTCAAACGGCCGGGGCCAGAATCGCATCCTGCTCCCGGTGGGCAGGCTAGTCGATCAGCCCCAGTTTGGTGGCGTAGCGGACCAATTCCACGGAATTTTGCAGGCCGAGTTTGCGCATGAGGTTGCCGCGGTGGTGCTCGGCGGTTTTGACGCTGATCTCCAAGGCTCCGGCCACTTCCTTGTTGGAGAGGCCCTCAACCACCAGCCGCATCACCTCCCGTTCGCGGGGGGTGAGCGTGTCGTAGGCCGAATGGGACTCTTCCTCGTGCCGGGGAGCCCTGGCCATAAGCGACCGGGAGATCTCCACGGACAACGTCGGATCAAGGTAGGGCAGGCCGGCGGCAACGGAGCGCAGGCCCGACAGCAGGCTGACCGTGGCGGCGTCCTTGGTGAGATAGCCAAGCGCTCCGACTTTCAGCGCCTCGGCCACATAGTCCACCTTGGCGTGCATGCTCACCATGAGGATGCCCAGAGCAGGCAGCATCTGGCGGAGTTCCCGGGCCAGATGGATGCCGGAACGGTCGGGCAGGGAGATGTCCAGCACGGCCAGATCGGGACGGCAGGCCTTGGCCACGCGGAGGGCCTCGGCGTAGCTGCCGGCTTCGCCGGTCACTTCAAAGGACGGGTCGCGGCGGAGGATGGCCTTGAGGCCTTCCCGAAACAGCGGATGGTCGTCAACGATGAGCAGGCGTTTACTCGGCATGGGGCAACTCTCCGGCAT
Coding sequences within:
- a CDS encoding PAS domain S-box protein; its protein translation is MTLPPRHTQLLRQKAAIGLAVLLLTLFAAGWFTAPDLQADSPHSPLPKTITVTLDMDYPPYVFAAPDGTYQGILIDTWKLWESLTGVPVLLRPMDWNAAQRELLQGKADVIDTIFQTPERDKHYSFSPAYARIEVPVFVHNDLSGINNLETLRGFTVGVKHGDASVDYLSSRGILPLVAFDGYEGVIQAARDAKIKVFCVDKPPALYYLYKYGLESEFRLAFTLYHGDFHRAVRKGNEALLRLVEDGFSRISPEQYAAIDQKWRGATLFPSQAMRYSLWALAAVVSIAVILLAFNAVLRRTVRRQLHKLNQLRTAVGQSEERHRELVQSAASVILRLDPLGRVTFCNAFGLHFFGYGLDEMLGREIGSLIDNPDNAQATPWVQKLAGLFDTPGNTGSMTLQHKLRNGELVWIAWAIRGLRAASDELAEILCIGNDITDRKRIEEALLASEERYSLVAQGANDGIWDWDLRTNIVYYSPRYMEILGHTPDEIQQLLDEWTKRIHPDDAETVIRANKRCADGEVDNFSVEYRMRHKDGSYRWILGRGASLKDEHGIVIRMAGTHTDITRRKRDEEALRESQDQLAKIFRFTPVGIAVTTRREGRLIDINETGARMLGHSKAEIIGRLSIDIGLWREQKERDDILEEMSRTGSIFGKELELRHKNGSSVIVLYSAVPNHAFGEACILSVLVNITERKAMEQTLRRSKEIAESANKAKSEFLSTMSHEIRTPMNTILGMVDVLSATQLTRDQAHALKAIELAGGALLTLLNDILDLSQIEAGGIIMEEKPCNILELAGQLVDMLRPDAARKNLTLRLETHGDLPPRLYCCPDRIRQILVNLLGNALKFTQHGEVVLEIGRQDDEKKRPKLRLAVRDTGIGIAPDKQTFIFDRFTQINASANREFGGVGLGLAICKKLTEMMGGRLRVDSVQGQGSTFTLTLPLRPAPVLPEADAAPRIAESNGVQASATVLLVEDSPTNAEVMRLMLEGTNFAITWAPSGQAALAALHDHPFDVILMDVEMPGMDGYQTTQALRLQEQDLGRPRTPVVALTAHAFEEHRQRSLEAGCDDFQVKPIPKARLLSTLETWLALRP
- a CDS encoding PilZ domain-containing protein encodes the protein MPLVELKKCAECGKTGWHELVDHGPPTTSFWRCRACGDRRAAERIRLSEEYALHRGHVQKPTRAAQVQILDLSVLGARLRLSGEEDFSVAQKDKVLFNAGLQPVGPLGVFHMATVRWVKDDEFGIAFQKPLLACAADLLCMIKG
- a CDS encoding pilus assembly protein TadG-related protein, whose protein sequence is MHTHQGQTTGSGEAGSVVVFSALIMVVLAAFATLAVDYGFLQYKRSQLQTAADAAALAGAADLLRHGDNFAAVRNTAADYGQRNLSDQDSAASAVTASDVELLKGATPAAGETPDTVRVSAGRTGQRGNPVDMFLGPILGWDTQDLTATASASVFCSEQTKCLKPFSPPAKFTWNDDCDSNNKYKSNGAFDPASSCELASVKVLGYSAGDLGAQITLKLSDSHDTVVPGHFQAVDYPPANTGDPESGAATYRLNIAGCTASNNTVVKDGDELAIEPGNMVGPTSQGLAELIDADPGASWDSATNSVVGSAYPDPMKSPRVALIPFYDPSRPQNSGRNSIYIYQLGAVFIENTNAKGEVVGRFMRGMAVEPKRTAGVCDTASVSLYGVGLVK
- a CDS encoding TadE/TadG family type IV pilus assembly protein, with product MNATRPSSRTDRQYGSISVEFALLLSFFFLPLLIGIIDFGQILHAQSVVTRAAREGVVAAARNQDIPTAVDAYINNAGYDRSLAQVTTSGSRVSGEAVMVTVRYDTSAMVILPWKNFNPNLRVVAATATAQQF
- a CDS encoding TadE/TadG family type IV pilus assembly protein, whose amino-acid sequence is MHAPLSAKNQTGASAVEMALILPLLLTLVFAIIDYSRFFFVRFTVTAAVADAARIAVLPGTTDAMIAAVVSAALTDPISQGADQPPSVDVTPNQRVAGTPVTVTASLPFSPLILPQFLGITLFPQSIRASATMVVEP
- a CDS encoding response regulator yields the protein MPSKRLLIVDDHPLFREGLKAILRRDPSFEVTGEAGSYAEALRVAKACRPDLAVLDISLPDRSGIHLARELRQMLPALGILMVSMHAKVDYVAEALKVGALGYLTKDAATVSLLSGLRSVAAGLPYLDPTLSVEISRSLMARAPRHEEESHSAYDTLTPREREVMRLVVEGLSNKEVAGALEISVKTAEHHRGNLMRKLGLQNSVELVRYATKLGLID